The region GGCTAAGTTTAAAGTCGTGGTAGATGGAGTAAATTCTACTGGAGGATTAGCTATTCCGTTGCTTTTAGAACGTTTAGGTGTCGAGCCTGTTAAGTTATTCTGTGAGCCTAACGGACATTTTCCTCATAATCCAGAGCCTTTAAAAGAACACTTAACAGATTTGTCTGAAGCTGTTGTTAAGGAACGTGCCGATTTTGGTATTGTAGTAGACCCAGATGTAGACCGTTTGGCATTTATGGATGAAAATGGAGAGATGTTTGGTGAAGAATATACACTTGTTGCTTGTGCCGATTATGTGTTAAGTAAGACTCCGGGTAATACCGTAAGTAATATGAGTTCTACGCGTGCCTTACGTGATGTTACAGAAAAACACGGCGGAACTTACGAAGCAAGTGCTGTTGGTGAGGTAAACGTCGTTACCTTAATGAAAAAAAACAATGTGGTTATAGGTGGTGAAGGTAACGGAGGTATTATTTACCCAGCCTTACATTATGGTCGTGATGCCTTTGTTGGTGTGGCTTTATTCTTGAGTTTATTGGCCGAAAAAGAACTCTCTGTAAGTGCATTAAAAGCAACATATCCGCAATATTACATGAGTAAAAAGAAAATTGCACTTACACCAGAATTGGATGTCGATGGCATTTTAAAAGCCATGGAAAAGAAATATGCTTCGGAAAATATAACGACTATAGATGGTGTGAAAATAGATTTCCCAACCAATTGGGTACACTTACGTAAAAGTAATACCGAACCAATTATTCGTATTTATACGGAAGCAGGAAGTCAGACCGAAGCCGATGCTTTAGCAGACCGTTTTATCGCTGAAATTTCTGAAATTGCAGGCTTGTAATTTCTACCAAAATCAGATATTAAAAAAGACCTCACATGTTATAAACTTGTGAGGTCTTTTTTTATTTATTATGGAGATCATGTTGGACATGTTTCAGCATCTCATTACGCTTGATAAGTAATTAGGATGTGAACCTGAACCAAGTTCAGTTTGACGAAAATTTAATTGTTTAGATAGCTTTTAACTACTGAAATTCCGCTGGTACCTTATCCCGATGTTTCCAACGTTTATGTGTCCATAAATAATATTCAGGAGCTTCTTCAATTTGTGCTTCTACTTTTCTTAGAAATTTATCGGTGATTTCATAATTGTCGTAGGCTTTAGCATCTTCTGCTAATAGTTCGAAGGTTGTTTCGTAATAGCCACGTCTTAATCGTTTTACTTTAAAAAACACTACAGACATGTTTATACGTTTAGATAGCATTTCTGCCCCAGTATACACCGGTACTTTAATACCCATAAACTCAGTCCAATAATGGGCCTTATTTGCTTTAGGAGATTGGTCTGACACAAAACCACAAATGGTGAGATTGCCATTAACTTTAGCATGCATAAGCGTAGGAACCGTTTCTTTGGTTGTTATGAGATAGCTATTGTATCGTGCTCTAATTTTTTTAACCAAATCATCAAAGTAGGGGTTTTTTAGTTTCTTGTATACGGCATAACCTTTAAAATCAAGAAATGATTGCATTACAAAGATCCATTCCCAGCTTCCGTAATGCGCACACATAAGGGCAATACTTTTATCTTTTTCAATTAAATTATGAATTACATCAAACCCTTTAAATTGAAAGCGTTTTTTCATTTCGGCTTCAGAAATTGTTAACGATTTCATGGCTTCAACCGTCATATCACATAAGTGGTGATAGAAGGCCTTGGTAATGCGTTTTTTTTCTGTAGCAGAAAGGTTTGGAAAGACTAAATCTAAATTCTCCTTAACCGTTTGTTTTCTGTAGCCAATAATATGGTACAAAAGTATATACAAGCCGTCAGAAAAGGCATAGAGCAATCTAAACGGAAGTATAGAAATAAGCCAGATTATTGGATAAACAAGAATATAAGCGAGAAATTGCATTATTTAGTTTTAGTTTTGCGAAACAAATATATAGTATATTTGAAATATAAGATTATAGTTTATGGGTAATTTAAGTTTAGTAACTATTGTAATTATTGCAGCTAATGTTATTATCTCTTTAAAAGGGTTTAATGATTTTAGTTTTTTCGAAAAATACAAGTTTCATATCGGGGCAATACAACGCGGAGAAAAAATAAGAGTATTTAGCTCTGGGTTTTTACATGTAGATATGTCGCACCTGTTTTTTAATATGTTTACGCTTTACTTTTTTGCAGATGTTGTAGTCTCGTATCTAGGTAACTTTAATTTTGTAGTGGTGTATCTTGTTAGTTTAGTTTTAGGAAGTTTATTGTCTTTATATTTCCATAAAAATGAATATGAATACAGTGCAGTTGGTGCTAGTGGTGCGGTAACCGGAATATTATATTCGGCCATATTACTTGAACCCAATATGAGCTTAATTATGTTTTTTATTCCCATTCCTATTCCAGCCTATGTATTTGGTATTGGGTATTTGCTCTATTCTATTTATGGTATGAAAAACCGCATTGGGAACATTGGTCACGATGCCCATTTTGGCGGAGCTATTGGAGGATATTTAACAACTTTAATACTATTACCAATACTATTTAAAACCAATTTGTTAATGATTGGTTTATTGGCCATTCCTATTATAATACTGTTTGTAATGCATAAAAGAGGCATGTTAAATTAATATGTTTTATTACATATTTTAATAAGCAAGCTAAATTTTTGTAAGTTGAATGCTAAGTTGTGTGTTTGCAGTGCTTGGCATATACCAATTGATTTTATAGCTATTTTCAGTATCATAGCCTTTCCATGCGTGCTTAATCCATTCGATTTTTAACGCTATCCCTAAAGTGACGTCTAGATCGGTTTAATTTTTTTATCTTAGAAGTTGATTATTAATGTTTTAATCGTTCACTTGTAGATAAATGCTTTTAAAATCAAATTCATGTCATTTTAAATATACATATCTGGTCTATGGAGTGTTTATAGCGTGTTTTAGTTGTGCGCCTAAATTTTCAGAGATTCCATTGCCTATAGAAGATGTTCAGTCTTTTTCAACTACTGGAGAAGCGGCTTTAAATGATAAATGGTGGCTAGCATTTGAAGATGAACAACTAAACGTTTTAATAGATAGTGCCATGCAACGCAATTTTGATTTGGCAGCTACCTGGCAACAATTTGTTGCAGCACAAGCTACAGTTGCTCAAGCAGTGTCTAACAAATGGCCACAAATAGAAGCTCGTGCTCAAACTGCAGAAAACTTTCCATTAAACGATTTTACAGGAGGAGAAAATACTCAAGTTGGATTATCTGCCGCTTACGAAATAGATATTTGGGGGCGCATAGGCACTGCTGTTCAGGCCGAGAAATTTAATGCCCAAGCCAGTTTATACGATTACCGCGCAGCAGCCTTATCACTTTCTGCTGAAATTGCTACTACTTGGTATCAAATTATTGCGGCTAAAAAACAATTAGATCTTACAGCATATCAAATT is a window of Formosa sediminum DNA encoding:
- a CDS encoding rhomboid family intramembrane serine protease; the encoded protein is MGNLSLVTIVIIAANVIISLKGFNDFSFFEKYKFHIGAIQRGEKIRVFSSGFLHVDMSHLFFNMFTLYFFADVVVSYLGNFNFVVVYLVSLVLGSLLSLYFHKNEYEYSAVGASGAVTGILYSAILLEPNMSLIMFFIPIPIPAYVFGIGYLLYSIYGMKNRIGNIGHDAHFGGAIGGYLTTLILLPILFKTNLLMIGLLAIPIIILFVMHKRGMLN
- a CDS encoding lysophospholipid acyltransferase family protein: MQFLAYILVYPIIWLISILPFRLLYAFSDGLYILLYHIIGYRKQTVKENLDLVFPNLSATEKKRITKAFYHHLCDMTVEAMKSLTISEAEMKKRFQFKGFDVIHNLIEKDKSIALMCAHYGSWEWIFVMQSFLDFKGYAVYKKLKNPYFDDLVKKIRARYNSYLITTKETVPTLMHAKVNGNLTICGFVSDQSPKANKAHYWTEFMGIKVPVYTGAEMLSKRINMSVVFFKVKRLRRGYYETTFELLAEDAKAYDNYEITDKFLRKVEAQIEEAPEYYLWTHKRWKHRDKVPAEFQ
- the glmM gene encoding phosphoglucosamine mutase, yielding MTLIKSISGIRGTIGGAVGDNLTPIDAVKFAAAYGTWIKKQRNKDEYRVVVGRDARISGEMIQSLVMNTLVGMGIHVIDLGLSTTPTVEVAVPLEHADGGIILTASHNPKQWNALKLLDAKGEFLNAEEGAKILEYAEADTVQFADVDNLGEISINDAYIDIHIDEVLDLPLVNVEAIKKAKFKVVVDGVNSTGGLAIPLLLERLGVEPVKLFCEPNGHFPHNPEPLKEHLTDLSEAVVKERADFGIVVDPDVDRLAFMDENGEMFGEEYTLVACADYVLSKTPGNTVSNMSSTRALRDVTEKHGGTYEASAVGEVNVVTLMKKNNVVIGGEGNGGIIYPALHYGRDAFVGVALFLSLLAEKELSVSALKATYPQYYMSKKKIALTPELDVDGILKAMEKKYASENITTIDGVKIDFPTNWVHLRKSNTEPIIRIYTEAGSQTEADALADRFIAEISEIAGL